A window of Hyalangium gracile contains these coding sequences:
- a CDS encoding S1 family peptidase, whose translation MRRRLFPLAPHGGVFRIGWLLLALGATGCTSTEDPPALTRMSQRVVNGTDAPDDGAVVALVARRTRCSGEPLTLLCSGALIAPDVVLTAAHCLNIFGPEGPYEIFLGSVLLPAPQGRFVRVSRALRHPDYVPETHAFDVALLRLATPVDISPLPLPEPARLSLSPGTPARVLGYGDTKDASAPAGRRRQGMLAVREVSASAFSAGPAPGMSCVGDSGGPVLVSDGTREVLVGITVSGDVACRTEAVNVRVDVLRDTFLQPFLSTLPQPAVPTLEPENLCRAACERDADCPSGLICDAVDGAPRRCLLPALQQGDYGAPCTEDAACGAAGLCARLEPEGDEACRCFTPCDEVPRSESGGCASAPGAALLGLLAWVLPMTRNRRRVRTTADSSASAS comes from the coding sequence ATGAGGCGGCGTCTGTTCCCGCTCGCTCCTCACGGTGGTGTCTTCCGGATCGGCTGGCTCCTGCTGGCGCTGGGAGCCACGGGCTGCACGTCCACCGAGGATCCGCCCGCCCTCACGCGGATGTCACAGCGCGTGGTGAACGGCACGGACGCGCCGGACGATGGGGCGGTGGTGGCGCTCGTGGCGAGGCGGACGCGCTGCTCGGGAGAGCCGCTGACGCTGCTGTGCTCCGGGGCGCTCATCGCGCCGGATGTGGTGCTCACCGCGGCGCACTGTCTGAACATCTTCGGTCCAGAGGGGCCGTACGAAATCTTCCTCGGCTCGGTCCTCCTGCCAGCGCCTCAGGGGCGGTTCGTCCGGGTCTCCCGCGCCCTGCGCCATCCGGACTACGTGCCCGAGACCCATGCCTTCGACGTGGCGCTGCTGCGGCTCGCGACCCCCGTGGACATCTCACCCCTCCCGCTGCCCGAGCCCGCGCGCCTCTCCCTGTCACCCGGAACCCCTGCGCGTGTCCTCGGCTATGGAGACACGAAGGACGCCAGCGCACCCGCGGGTCGTCGCCGCCAGGGGATGCTCGCCGTGAGGGAGGTGTCCGCGAGCGCCTTCAGCGCGGGCCCGGCACCCGGGATGAGCTGCGTGGGAGACAGCGGAGGCCCGGTGCTGGTGAGTGACGGCACTCGAGAGGTTCTCGTCGGCATCACCGTCAGCGGAGACGTGGCCTGCCGCACGGAGGCCGTCAACGTGCGAGTGGACGTGCTGCGAGACACCTTCCTCCAGCCGTTCCTCTCCACGCTCCCCCAGCCCGCCGTGCCCACGCTGGAGCCCGAGAACCTCTGTCGGGCCGCCTGCGAGCGGGACGCGGACTGCCCCTCGGGCCTCATCTGCGACGCCGTGGACGGCGCCCCACGCCGGTGCCTCCTGCCCGCGCTGCAGCAGGGAGACTACGGCGCGCCCTGCACGGAGGACGCCGCGTGTGGAGCCGCGGGACTGTGCGCGCGGCTGGAGCCCGAAGGCGATGAAGCATGCCGCTGCTTCACGCCCTGTGACGAGGTGCCTCGCTCCGAGTCGGGAGGCTGCGCGAGCGCACCGGGAGCGGCCCTGCTCGGGCTGCTCGCGTGGGTGCTCCCGATGACGCGCAACCGCCGTCGCGTGCGAACTACCGCGGATTCTTCCGCTTCTGCCTCGTGA
- a CDS encoding CAP domain-containing protein, protein MRLLTSLLSLTLLCVTPLGLTGCDFGDEDSQEPDGGSPDGGSPDGGSPDGGSADSPFAREMLSAHNAVRINPLPTPNPALPVLTWSETAAAKAQAWANQCKFAHNPDLKGYGENIFAATPNSVTTAGVVQGWASEASFYDYGRNTCAAGKQCGHYTQIVWRDTTQVGCAFKDCNQNSPFAGFPQWRFWVCDYTPPGNFVGERPY, encoded by the coding sequence ATGCGCCTCCTGACCTCCTTGCTCTCCCTCACCCTCCTCTGTGTCACTCCCCTCGGCCTCACCGGCTGCGACTTCGGCGACGAGGACTCGCAGGAGCCCGATGGCGGCTCGCCCGATGGTGGCTCACCCGATGGCGGTTCGCCGGACGGTGGCTCGGCGGACAGCCCGTTCGCGCGGGAGATGCTCTCCGCCCACAACGCGGTCCGCATCAATCCCTTGCCCACGCCCAACCCGGCCCTGCCCGTGCTCACCTGGTCCGAGACCGCCGCGGCCAAGGCCCAGGCGTGGGCGAACCAGTGCAAGTTCGCCCACAACCCTGACCTCAAGGGCTACGGCGAGAACATCTTCGCCGCGACGCCCAACTCCGTGACCACCGCGGGCGTCGTGCAGGGCTGGGCCTCCGAGGCGAGCTTCTACGACTACGGAAGGAACACCTGCGCCGCGGGCAAGCAGTGCGGCCACTACACGCAGATCGTCTGGAGGGACACCACGCAGGTGGGCTGCGCCTTCAAGGACTGCAACCAGAACTCGCCCTTCGCTGGCTTCCCCCAGTGGCGGTTCTGGGTGTGCGACTACACGCCTCCGGGCAACTTCGTCGGCGAGCGCCCGTACTGA
- a CDS encoding R3H domain-containing nucleic acid-binding protein: MEQTRLEPDDDFLLLVNVLPPALRAVVRELTPGEVLEVVMDLGRPPEARLTQGSQRLRDEPVAQADLEHVLAQVGPPGEDNRAGIERTLHRVSAIRNRKGRVVGLTLRVGRAVFGTIDMLKDLIGTGRNLLLLGRPGVGKTTKLREVARVLADDLRKRVMVVDTSNEIGGDGDIPHPGIGGARRMQVSRPDRQHDVMIEAVENHMPEAIIVDEIGTSAEAAAARTIAERGVQLVATAHGNTLENLVLNPTLSDLVGGVHTVTLSDEEARRRNTQKTVSERKAPPTFDMVVEMVGRDEVLVHLDTAEAVDRLLAGQEVGGERRRLDGGELKVEAVPQSVAPLPAPRSKAAPAAPAPYSGPTRVYAHAVSRDLLDRVLRELKVEARVVGRLESADLILTLRSRANDPKMRRTVERTGARVEVLKRNSGAELRRALRGAFLMVEGVDEDLVREAVAEAEHAIQRVLSEGVAVPLAPRPPRLRKLQHRLVSRYHLETVSQGSEPVRHLTIYPLGAEVEAALHESEAEGSA; encoded by the coding sequence ATGGAACAGACGCGCCTCGAGCCCGATGACGACTTCCTGCTCCTGGTGAATGTGCTCCCTCCCGCTCTGCGGGCCGTGGTGCGCGAGCTGACGCCGGGCGAAGTCCTGGAGGTGGTGATGGACCTGGGCCGTCCGCCCGAGGCCCGGCTCACCCAGGGCTCCCAGCGGCTGCGGGACGAGCCCGTGGCGCAGGCGGACCTGGAGCACGTGCTGGCGCAGGTGGGGCCGCCGGGCGAGGACAACCGCGCCGGCATCGAGCGCACGCTCCACCGCGTCTCCGCCATCCGCAACCGCAAGGGCCGCGTGGTGGGGCTCACGCTGCGCGTGGGGCGCGCGGTGTTCGGCACCATCGACATGCTGAAGGACCTCATCGGCACCGGGCGCAACCTGCTGCTGCTGGGCCGGCCCGGCGTGGGCAAGACGACGAAGCTGCGCGAGGTGGCGCGCGTGCTCGCGGACGACTTGCGCAAGCGGGTGATGGTGGTGGACACCTCCAACGAGATTGGCGGAGACGGAGACATCCCCCACCCGGGCATCGGCGGCGCGCGGCGCATGCAGGTGTCGCGGCCGGACCGTCAGCACGACGTGATGATCGAGGCGGTGGAGAACCACATGCCCGAGGCCATCATCGTGGACGAGATCGGCACCTCGGCCGAGGCGGCGGCGGCGCGCACCATCGCCGAGCGCGGCGTGCAGCTGGTGGCGACGGCGCACGGCAACACGCTGGAGAACCTGGTGCTCAACCCCACGCTCTCGGACCTGGTGGGCGGGGTGCACACGGTGACGCTGAGTGACGAGGAGGCCCGCCGGCGCAACACGCAGAAGACGGTGAGCGAGCGCAAGGCACCGCCCACCTTCGACATGGTGGTGGAGATGGTGGGCCGGGACGAGGTGCTGGTGCACCTGGACACGGCGGAGGCGGTGGACCGGCTGCTGGCGGGCCAGGAGGTGGGCGGCGAGCGGCGGCGGCTGGACGGGGGAGAGCTGAAGGTGGAGGCGGTGCCGCAGTCGGTGGCGCCGCTGCCGGCGCCTCGGAGCAAGGCGGCCCCGGCGGCACCCGCGCCGTACAGCGGGCCTACGCGTGTCTACGCGCACGCGGTGAGCCGGGACTTGCTGGACCGCGTGCTGCGCGAGCTGAAGGTGGAAGCGCGGGTGGTGGGGCGGCTGGAGTCGGCGGACCTCATCCTCACGCTGCGCTCACGGGCGAACGATCCGAAGATGCGGCGCACGGTGGAGCGGACGGGCGCGCGCGTGGAGGTGCTCAAGCGCAACAGCGGGGCGGAGCTGCGGCGGGCGCTGCGCGGGGCCTTCCTGATGGTGGAGGGCGTGGACGAGGACCTGGTGCGCGAGGCCGTGGCGGAGGCCGAGCACGCCATCCAGCGCGTGCTGAGCGAGGGCGTGGCCGTGCCGCTGGCGCCGCGTCCGCCCCGGCTGCGCAAGCTGCAGCACCGGCTCGTGAGCCGATACCACCTGGAGACGGTGAGCCAGGGCAGTGAGCCGGTGCGCCACCTCACCATCTATCCGCTGGGCGCCGAGGTGGAGGCCGCGCTCCACGAGAGCGAGGCCGAGGGTAGCGCCTGA
- a CDS encoding DNA glycosylase AlkZ-like family protein translates to MPRSTLPPAQTLNADEARSWLVSHLGLASNRLPPGAEGTRALLKALRCIQLDPLDVIGTNADLVALARVDGLVRGDVYRHLMPGHAFEHWAKERCILPAYAFPYYREHTREAPWWNLATRLERLPPRVVDAVLEEVVTRGPISAAELTDHGAVKPLDWSGWKGTGKATSMALEVLWTRCQVVICGRGPGGKRYDIPERALPEVAGKPRASGPEVFDRWAVLERVEAAGMLSRAAGAHWSILSKVRTTALPDTLVREGLLEEVGLPGSPRRYLAPAGFRKRPITSPDARMRILGPLDPLLWDRGLVKLAFGFEYMWEVYKPADQRRWGWYVCPLLHRGQLVGRLEARVVEGVLRVDNVWREKGVKLDDAALDEALARHAKACGATGVRRPRARVG, encoded by the coding sequence ATGCCTCGCTCCACGTTGCCTCCCGCACAGACACTGAACGCCGATGAGGCGCGAAGCTGGCTCGTCAGCCACCTGGGCCTGGCCTCGAACCGCCTGCCTCCGGGCGCCGAGGGCACCCGCGCGCTGCTGAAGGCGCTGCGCTGCATCCAGCTGGACCCGCTGGACGTCATCGGCACCAACGCGGACCTCGTGGCCCTGGCGCGGGTGGACGGGCTGGTGCGCGGAGACGTGTACCGGCACCTGATGCCCGGCCACGCCTTCGAGCACTGGGCCAAGGAGCGCTGCATCCTCCCCGCGTACGCCTTTCCGTACTACCGCGAGCACACCCGCGAGGCTCCCTGGTGGAACCTGGCCACGCGCCTGGAGCGGCTGCCCCCACGCGTGGTGGACGCCGTGCTGGAGGAGGTGGTCACGAGAGGCCCCATCTCCGCCGCCGAGCTGACCGACCATGGCGCGGTGAAGCCCCTGGACTGGAGCGGCTGGAAGGGCACCGGCAAGGCGACGTCCATGGCGCTGGAGGTGCTGTGGACCCGCTGCCAGGTGGTCATCTGCGGCCGGGGCCCGGGAGGCAAGCGCTACGACATTCCCGAGCGAGCGCTGCCGGAGGTGGCCGGAAAGCCGCGCGCCAGCGGACCGGAGGTATTTGATAGGTGGGCCGTGCTCGAGCGCGTGGAGGCCGCGGGGATGCTCTCGCGCGCGGCCGGCGCTCACTGGTCCATCCTCTCCAAGGTCCGCACCACGGCGCTGCCGGACACGCTGGTGCGCGAGGGGCTGCTGGAGGAGGTGGGGCTGCCCGGTTCGCCCCGGCGCTACCTGGCCCCCGCGGGCTTCCGAAAGCGGCCCATCACCTCGCCTGACGCGCGCATGCGCATCCTCGGTCCGTTGGATCCGCTGCTGTGGGACCGGGGGCTGGTGAAGCTGGCCTTCGGCTTCGAGTACATGTGGGAGGTCTACAAGCCCGCCGACCAGCGCCGGTGGGGTTGGTACGTGTGTCCACTGCTGCACCGGGGCCAGTTGGTGGGCCGGCTGGAGGCGCGCGTGGTGGAGGGCGTGCTGCGCGTGGACAACGTGTGGCGCGAGAAGGGCGTGAAGCTGGACGATGCGGCGCTGGATGAGGCGCTCGCCCGCCACGCGAAGGCCTGTGGCGCCACGGGGGTCCGCCGGCCTCGGGCCCGCGTGGGCTGA
- a CDS encoding glycosyltransferase family 39 protein: protein MERGWERRGVWALALVAVAAGVLRLIPLLRSGGAFGYPIDYDEGVYFSASALFFQGHWPYRDFIFVHPPGSVWLWGPAALAGSQVGMDGGFALARWMAAVSGALSVLLVGRLAMRVWGPVAGVVAALAYATYPEAVLVERGPFLEPLLNLACLSGANAWLAEPRSGREEPRWLLAGVFFGLAISVKVLGGIWLFAALISRPPWPNWRAHLGLVLAAGGTVALLVGPFVWKAPTEFFSQVFMFHAMRPADGELSQLGRMHELFHERRLVGMALALLGLILVAVRAFRTAEPTRPAERLGAVAYILTITAFLTSPSYWNQYNTYLAASEAILAGMGAAAVYQWLTTWRPHWALSVWLVLCVAVVTPTVSFLRGGLRMKERETVLLGKYIRQSVPRGASLFAFEPAWGLAGGLLPPSIPDAPLVVDSYALMLRGAMSTGREFTQTAEAFRTPASQQAIRELLERSRFVVLGWRGDWQLTEESKQWFRSRFTRRFPPEGHGGPDLWEQIQQ, encoded by the coding sequence ATGGAGCGTGGCTGGGAACGACGAGGGGTATGGGCGCTGGCGCTCGTGGCGGTAGCCGCCGGCGTGCTGCGACTCATCCCGTTGCTCCGGTCTGGGGGCGCCTTCGGCTACCCCATCGACTATGACGAGGGCGTCTACTTCTCGGCCTCGGCGCTCTTCTTCCAGGGGCACTGGCCGTACCGGGACTTCATCTTCGTGCACCCTCCGGGCTCGGTGTGGCTCTGGGGGCCGGCGGCCCTGGCCGGCTCGCAGGTGGGCATGGATGGCGGCTTCGCGCTGGCCCGGTGGATGGCCGCGGTGAGCGGGGCGCTCAGCGTGCTGCTGGTGGGCCGGCTCGCGATGCGCGTGTGGGGGCCGGTGGCGGGCGTGGTGGCGGCGCTGGCCTACGCCACCTATCCCGAGGCGGTGCTCGTCGAGCGAGGCCCCTTCCTGGAGCCGCTGCTGAACCTCGCATGCCTGTCGGGGGCGAATGCGTGGCTGGCGGAGCCGCGCTCGGGGCGCGAGGAGCCGCGGTGGCTGCTGGCGGGCGTGTTCTTCGGGCTGGCCATCTCGGTGAAGGTGCTGGGCGGCATCTGGCTCTTCGCCGCGTTGATCTCGCGTCCGCCGTGGCCGAACTGGCGAGCCCACCTGGGACTGGTGCTCGCGGCGGGGGGGACGGTGGCGCTGCTGGTGGGGCCCTTCGTGTGGAAGGCGCCCACGGAGTTCTTCTCCCAGGTGTTCATGTTCCACGCGATGCGCCCCGCGGATGGCGAGCTGAGCCAGCTCGGCCGCATGCACGAGCTCTTCCATGAGCGTCGCCTGGTGGGCATGGCGCTGGCGTTGCTGGGGCTCATCCTGGTGGCGGTGCGAGCGTTCCGGACGGCGGAGCCGACGCGGCCGGCGGAGCGGCTCGGCGCGGTGGCATACATCCTGACCATCACCGCGTTCCTGACGTCCCCCAGCTACTGGAACCAGTACAACACCTACCTGGCCGCCTCGGAGGCGATCCTGGCGGGGATGGGGGCCGCGGCCGTCTATCAGTGGCTCACGACGTGGCGTCCGCACTGGGCCCTGTCCGTGTGGCTGGTGCTGTGTGTGGCGGTGGTGACGCCCACCGTGTCGTTCCTGCGCGGGGGGCTGCGCATGAAGGAGCGCGAGACGGTGCTGCTCGGCAAGTACATCCGCCAGTCGGTGCCGCGAGGCGCATCGCTCTTCGCGTTCGAGCCGGCCTGGGGGCTTGCGGGAGGCCTGTTGCCACCGAGCATCCCGGATGCGCCGCTGGTGGTGGACTCCTATGCGTTGATGCTTCGGGGAGCCATGTCCACGGGCCGGGAGTTCACGCAGACGGCGGAGGCCTTCCGGACGCCGGCCTCGCAGCAGGCGATCCGCGAGCTGCTGGAGCGCAGTCGCTTCGTGGTGCTGGGGTGGCGTGGAGACTGGCAGCTCACCGAGGAGAGCAAGCAGTGGTTCCGGTCCCGCTTCACGCGGCGCTTTCCGCCGGAGGGGCATGGCGGGCCGGACTTGTGGGAGCAGATCCAGCAGTGA
- a CDS encoding CapA family protein, protein MSARPFILAALVVLSAFGPARAEAPRLLFVGDIVAERGTPEPPASSSWLTEARASQLVVGNLEGSMGEASACVRPTPESPCFAMPETTGALMARAGFTALGLENNHSRDLGPEALERTARVLSESGVFPLRYESSPTFLRVGDVTVGVVSLSRVTKGTGPVRELPSVELARKLRLARALSNLVVVYVHWGEELFDWAHPAQRQAAKWLVRQGADLIVGHHPHVVQAPECVDGRPVYFSVGNFRFRDKYPAGRVGLAADCRIVERILRCGGLETSFPFGRGWPEVAASPETEARLKGCEVPLHEPVKLGALRLQARSVQGELPVAQVEVVQGEQVTMRVGSGALTALEVGRLEASGEPRLFTLERRFSPLDGEEALRPYVYEGRGGRLVARWRGSGLAWPLIDARLLPEEPGVLCALHRTDSFVAPRPSASGTRMAAYRWSGFGFRGDDTEELSRRCEALLSVQR, encoded by the coding sequence TTGAGCGCGCGGCCCTTCATCCTCGCGGCGCTGGTGGTCCTCTCGGCCTTCGGGCCGGCGAGGGCGGAGGCGCCGCGCCTGCTCTTCGTGGGAGACATCGTCGCGGAGCGAGGCACGCCCGAGCCGCCGGCCAGCAGCTCCTGGCTCACGGAGGCGCGGGCGTCCCAGCTCGTGGTGGGGAACCTGGAGGGCTCGATGGGCGAGGCGTCCGCCTGTGTCCGGCCCACGCCGGAGTCGCCCTGCTTCGCCATGCCGGAGACGACGGGGGCGCTGATGGCCCGGGCGGGGTTCACCGCGCTGGGGCTGGAGAACAACCACTCGCGAGACCTGGGGCCCGAGGCCCTGGAGCGGACGGCGCGGGTGCTGTCCGAGTCGGGAGTCTTCCCGCTGCGGTACGAGTCGTCTCCGACGTTCCTGAGGGTGGGGGACGTCACGGTGGGGGTGGTGTCGCTCTCTCGAGTCACGAAGGGCACGGGGCCGGTGCGGGAGCTGCCCTCGGTGGAGCTGGCGCGGAAGCTGCGGCTGGCGCGAGCGCTCTCGAATCTGGTCGTCGTGTACGTGCACTGGGGAGAGGAGCTGTTCGACTGGGCGCACCCCGCGCAGCGGCAGGCGGCGAAGTGGCTCGTGAGGCAGGGGGCGGATCTGATCGTCGGGCACCACCCGCACGTGGTGCAGGCGCCCGAGTGCGTGGACGGACGGCCCGTCTACTTCTCCGTGGGGAACTTCCGCTTCCGCGACAAGTACCCGGCCGGTCGAGTGGGCCTCGCGGCGGACTGCCGCATCGTGGAGCGGATCCTGCGCTGTGGAGGGCTGGAGACCTCCTTCCCCTTTGGGAGGGGCTGGCCGGAGGTCGCTGCGAGTCCCGAGACGGAGGCACGGCTGAAGGGCTGCGAAGTGCCGCTGCACGAGCCGGTGAAGCTGGGAGCCCTGAGGCTCCAGGCGCGCTCGGTGCAGGGAGAGCTCCCCGTGGCGCAGGTGGAGGTGGTGCAGGGGGAGCAGGTGACGATGCGGGTCGGCTCGGGAGCGCTCACGGCGCTCGAAGTTGGACGGCTCGAGGCCTCGGGCGAGCCACGGCTGTTCACGCTGGAGCGGCGCTTCTCTCCCCTGGATGGGGAAGAGGCGCTGCGGCCCTACGTGTACGAGGGCCGGGGAGGGAGGCTCGTGGCGAGGTGGCGTGGGTCCGGGCTGGCCTGGCCGCTGATCGACGCCCGGCTCCTGCCGGAGGAGCCCGGGGTGCTGTGCGCGCTGCACCGGACGGACTCCTTCGTGGCGCCGCGCCCCAGTGCATCCGGGACGCGGATGGCCGCCTACCGCTGGTCAGGCTTCGGCTTCCGGGGAGACGACACGGAGGAGCTCTCGCGTCGCTGCGAGGCGCTCCTGTCCGTGCAGCGCTGA
- a CDS encoding CheR family methyltransferase, whose product MTDRECVELLRWAAPRLRLRWEGFRRVRGQVCKRIGRRMKGLGLEGAAAYRERLETDEAEWAVLDALCRVTISRFYRDRHVFDVLREELLPVLLREARARGESVFHVWSAGCASGEEPYTVAVLFRLGLAPAFTELRLELLATDADEALLGRARRGCYPPGTLRELPAEWAARAFTLTEEGEQCLAAEFREDLTFRCQDLRAELPAGPFHLVLCRNVAFTYFAPPLQREVLERLVERLVPGGLLVIGGHESLPEGAFGLERAAGAAPIFRKPSR is encoded by the coding sequence ATGACGGACCGCGAGTGCGTGGAGCTGCTGCGGTGGGCCGCGCCGCGCCTGCGCCTGCGCTGGGAGGGGTTTCGTCGGGTGCGAGGGCAGGTGTGCAAGCGCATCGGCCGGCGGATGAAGGGGCTCGGGCTGGAGGGGGCCGCCGCCTACCGTGAGCGCCTGGAGACGGATGAGGCCGAGTGGGCGGTGCTCGACGCGCTCTGCCGTGTCACCATCTCCCGCTTCTACCGGGACCGGCACGTGTTCGATGTGCTGCGCGAGGAGCTGCTGCCCGTGCTCCTGCGCGAGGCGCGGGCTCGAGGTGAGAGCGTGTTCCACGTGTGGAGCGCGGGGTGTGCCTCGGGCGAGGAGCCCTACACCGTGGCCGTCCTCTTCCGGCTGGGGCTCGCGCCAGCCTTCACGGAGCTGAGGCTGGAGCTGCTGGCTACCGACGCGGATGAGGCCCTGCTCGGAAGGGCGCGTCGAGGCTGCTATCCGCCGGGCACTCTGCGCGAGCTGCCAGCCGAGTGGGCTGCTCGGGCCTTCACGCTCACGGAGGAGGGAGAGCAGTGCCTGGCCGCGGAGTTCCGCGAGGACCTCACCTTCCGTTGTCAGGACTTGCGCGCGGAGCTGCCGGCGGGGCCATTCCACCTCGTGCTCTGCCGCAACGTGGCCTTCACGTACTTCGCCCCGCCGCTCCAGCGAGAGGTGCTCGAGCGACTGGTGGAGCGGCTCGTTCCCGGAGGGCTGCTCGTCATCGGCGGGCACGAGTCGCTTCCCGAAGGCGCGTTCGGGCTCGAGCGGGCCGCTGGAGCAGCGCCTATCTTCCGCAAGCCCTCACGCTGA